From Fibrobacter sp. UWEL, a single genomic window includes:
- a CDS encoding polysaccharide lyase family 1 protein, with product MTSLRFFLYRALPVSVAALLGLTSCADKKDVAGGTEAESTIALQVHLADGTPASLARVRMLADSYLSDGEKDVEWTLADDDGRVEFKDVAAGSYVVEARRTRDEEAVGAIAYVTKDSAGAVDQSMELTELTTIEGYVSAGQGPSVVRIAGVDRYVVPDSAGHFVIDSLPAGDFGLRIESLSNRGVIEVSASAGSTVPAVSLGEPRGFAVEDFESFSGISATGEILGDGWWYALDKDGKNILPLWDKTLASAYAGKKGCASGGCARTTDRLGFLLGLYDSAYALPSLDTLMFSARGTGKLHVALAYGKVDDESESGLAIDVELSKVWKGYAIALADMKTFGKADKKNFRVTRIDFQVSDGDTLFLDDVFLGGITEKTLKDVATGNSEYTTYPEDWSEHEALLAQADGYAANVTGGKGGVICRVTTMDDFIIVDDSTNVDSLGNVATKAVIAEGSLRDCASRDTAAWILFEKSGVYHLSSPLRIKSNKTFDGRGRDVRLTGTGIMTDVTENVIFENITFSAPSIYEKDSSSRRAVSLHNITNTIWIDHCTFDEYPIYQLDMKRGSYDVTVSWSRFENAETGILFGIEPDLFKETFQTMTMHHNYFSNMTVSGVFARGGMLHAYNNYFNDVGHYGVECTDSARCFIEKNIFNKDEVVSLYRLWEDDSPVDTTVGFVKMTGNWYTAGGKDLIGEANGYKPSYEYVAEEPDAGLAGRIKKNAGPR from the coding sequence ATGACTAGTTTGCGTTTCTTTCTGTATCGTGCGTTGCCCGTTTCTGTAGCCGCACTTCTGGGCCTTACGTCCTGCGCCGACAAGAAGGATGTTGCCGGTGGTACCGAGGCGGAATCTACCATTGCCCTGCAGGTTCATTTGGCTGATGGAACCCCCGCTTCTCTGGCTCGAGTCCGTATGCTTGCCGACAGCTATCTGTCTGATGGCGAAAAGGACGTAGAGTGGACTTTGGCTGACGATGACGGCCGTGTAGAATTTAAGGATGTGGCTGCAGGTTCCTATGTGGTGGAAGCTCGTCGCACTCGAGATGAAGAGGCTGTAGGTGCCATCGCCTATGTGACGAAGGACTCCGCTGGTGCTGTGGATCAATCCATGGAGCTAACGGAATTGACGACCATTGAAGGCTATGTCTCTGCGGGTCAGGGACCTTCTGTAGTCCGTATTGCTGGCGTGGATCGCTATGTGGTTCCCGATAGCGCCGGTCATTTCGTTATTGACTCGCTCCCCGCAGGTGATTTTGGCCTGCGTATCGAAAGTCTTTCCAACCGCGGTGTGATTGAAGTTTCCGCATCTGCAGGTTCTACGGTTCCCGCAGTCAGCCTGGGTGAACCTCGTGGATTCGCTGTAGAAGACTTCGAAAGCTTTAGCGGAATTTCTGCAACGGGTGAAATTCTTGGCGATGGCTGGTGGTATGCTCTGGATAAGGATGGAAAGAATATTCTGCCACTCTGGGATAAGACTCTTGCCAGTGCCTATGCGGGTAAGAAGGGCTGCGCCTCTGGTGGTTGCGCCCGCACTACGGATCGTCTAGGATTCTTGCTGGGCCTTTATGACTCCGCTTACGCCCTGCCTTCTCTGGACACCTTGATGTTCTCTGCCCGCGGTACAGGCAAGCTTCATGTAGCTCTGGCCTATGGAAAGGTGGATGATGAATCCGAAAGCGGCTTGGCCATTGACGTTGAATTGAGCAAGGTCTGGAAGGGCTACGCCATTGCCCTTGCGGATATGAAAACCTTCGGTAAGGCTGACAAGAAAAATTTCAGGGTTACCCGCATTGATTTCCAGGTGAGCGACGGTGATACCCTGTTCCTGGATGATGTATTCCTGGGCGGAATCACTGAAAAGACCCTGAAGGATGTGGCAACCGGTAATTCTGAGTACACCACTTATCCCGAAGACTGGTCCGAACATGAGGCGTTGCTGGCTCAGGCTGATGGTTATGCTGCAAATGTCACAGGTGGTAAGGGCGGTGTGATTTGCCGTGTGACCACTATGGATGATTTCATCATTGTGGATGATTCTACGAATGTGGATTCCTTAGGAAACGTGGCAACCAAGGCCGTAATCGCTGAAGGATCTCTCCGTGACTGTGCTTCCCGGGATACTGCCGCATGGATTCTTTTTGAAAAGAGTGGCGTTTACCATCTGAGTAGCCCGCTCCGTATCAAGTCCAATAAGACTTTTGATGGCCGTGGTCGTGATGTTCGCCTTACTGGTACCGGCATCATGACGGATGTAACGGAAAATGTGATTTTTGAAAATATCACGTTCTCTGCACCGTCCATATATGAGAAGGATTCTTCTAGCCGTCGTGCAGTTTCCCTTCATAACATTACCAATACCATCTGGATTGACCATTGTACCTTTGACGAATATCCCATTTACCAGCTGGATATGAAGCGCGGTTCCTATGACGTGACCGTCTCCTGGTCTCGATTTGAAAATGCGGAAACGGGAATTCTCTTTGGCATTGAACCGGACTTGTTCAAGGAAACTTTCCAGACTATGACCATGCATCACAACTATTTTAGCAATATGACCGTTTCTGGTGTATTTGCTCGTGGTGGTATGCTTCATGCCTATAACAACTACTTTAATGATGTAGGCCATTATGGCGTGGAATGTACGGATTCAGCCCGCTGTTTCATTGAAAAGAATATCTTCAATAAGGATGAGGTTGTTTCCCTCTATCGCCTGTGGGAAGATGATTCTCCTGTGGATACTACCGTTGGCTTCGTGAAAATGACGGGCAACTGGTATACGGCGGGAGGCAAGGACCTGATAGGCGAAGCTAACGGATACAAGCCCTCTTATGAATACGTGGCGGAAGAACCGGATGCAGGTTTGGCTGGTCGTATCAAGAAAAATGCGGGCCCACGATAA
- a CDS encoding TIGR02147 family protein, with protein MINLFEYLNYREFLKDAYEERHASDWRFSHRYIAEKAEFDASMFNKILQGKRNLTARLVSVFADIFCRDDREKQYFADMVAFNQAKNHSESRQYLEKLVATKECKVEEVARDQFEYFDHWYHAVVRELVTFYPYVGDDAALGLMVRPAITASQVKSSIALLERLSMIRKNPETGFYEQTQGLISSGSESYSTAVNAYIQQNLDVATSAMDRFSREERNLSTLAFACDEGTYNELVEMVRRFRREVLAKVDQCQKPNRVFQLGMQLFPLSDPYPPPVRRGRKRKIRGEEMRSGEGSAEVIQDDVQEESND; from the coding sequence ATGATTAATCTTTTTGAATATTTGAACTATCGCGAATTTTTAAAGGACGCATACGAAGAACGCCATGCCAGTGACTGGCGTTTTAGCCATCGCTACATTGCGGAAAAGGCTGAGTTCGATGCCTCCATGTTCAATAAGATTCTTCAGGGCAAACGCAATTTGACTGCCCGTCTGGTTTCGGTCTTTGCAGACATTTTCTGCCGTGACGATCGCGAAAAACAGTACTTCGCTGACATGGTTGCTTTCAATCAGGCGAAGAACCATTCCGAAAGCCGTCAGTATCTGGAAAAACTGGTGGCTACCAAGGAATGTAAGGTCGAAGAAGTTGCCCGCGACCAATTTGAATATTTCGATCACTGGTATCATGCGGTTGTTCGTGAACTGGTGACTTTTTACCCCTACGTAGGCGATGACGCAGCGCTTGGCTTGATGGTGCGACCTGCAATTACGGCTAGCCAGGTGAAATCCTCCATCGCACTTCTTGAACGACTTTCCATGATCCGCAAGAATCCAGAGACTGGATTTTATGAACAGACCCAGGGGCTGATTTCTAGCGGTAGCGAATCTTACAGTACGGCAGTAAATGCATACATCCAGCAGAATCTGGATGTGGCCACTTCCGCAATGGATCGCTTTTCTAGAGAAGAACGTAACTTATCTACTCTGGCTTTTGCATGTGACGAAGGTACCTACAATGAACTTGTGGAAATGGTCCGTAGGTTCCGTAGGGAGGTTCTTGCAAAAGTAGATCAATGTCAAAAACCGAACCGTGTTTTCCAGCTGGGTATGCAACTGTTTCCCTTAAGCGATCCTTATCCACCTCCTGTAAGGCGTGGACGCAAGCGCAAGATTCGTGGGGAAGAAATGCGCAGTGGGGAAGGTTCTGCCGAAGTAATACAGGATGATGTTCAGGAGGAATCCAATGACTAG